The following are from one region of the Chloracidobacterium sp. genome:
- a CDS encoding carboxypeptidase regulatory-like domain-containing protein encodes MNESESTVTITGNVAIARLVVDDERGGRTVNAQLELLDVADTVKASVAKQLTLLRGKNTFEFPLTLGRLVKESNDELTWLRLRYSIGDVRGIVSLSQLIRDLFELRVIAADNILSGTIYRVRIRALNPFTDHPAADVGVETNVSLELRGDGGRKLELKGNGVTDANGFAVIDLTIPPEVEFDGDGEIKVIGQKAGIVREAQEDLEAMRSDVQILSMTDKPIYQPGQTLNIRGIVLKGAETKVVVANSEIEFRIEDEDDTLLYREKVRSSEFGVASIAWRIPSNARLGDYLIEIRDSAGDEISHHQVKVSRYDLPNFVVNAKPSKPYFLPEDKEAEVEIRADYLFGKPVTRGKVRVVEETDRTWSWKEQKYIIDEGQVREGETDAEGKFTAKFDLSENHDSIRDSDWQKFRDIKFAAYFTDPTTNKTEQRRFDIRVTREPIHVYLIRGEDFGNSRLPLVGYVSTFYADGTPAECDVEIKASEEGADKFKTFAKLKTNSLGAEKFTMPRPNIGDLDDDLDFRVLAKDKHGRRGTHEENIYFDDDEEDIRVFTNRAIYKPGETVDVKLLSTVRTGTVYVDIVSGWSVIDSRFATLKDGKAELKIPYKDNFKGELKIAAFIEAPNDDDDLVKGGRGIIFPAKEGIKVDAKFDKAVYKPNEEATVRFGILDVVGKAVESALGVVVFDKAVEERARTDSDFGGMVRGLSGWLGYGKGFGGINIKDLNELDLSKPISDELQSAAEIILHDSYYYPNTFHSKRYYDEASSAFGVRVSNQFNEIRASLSHTYSNQKGLHAVDEAGLTKILDSFGLDLAAMRDPWGTAYRPEFAVDKTRDIVRIKTAGPDKVFDTRDDFTAFSEGYEYFTSIGKAIDTTVRAYHSRNGNFIRDDRTLYAEMGVEQLVDRFGRPYKVHMDADGRNIRIRIISAGPDGKFENADYDYGYSYGDDFIVWTSSLDVFATAETKITEIQRALRKAPLTEAQFRQTLKDGGMDFDKVRDGNDNPLYITVNQRSRYWDKVTIESVQIYGDTRRTERSKVTPVTQQVIEFTIRGNGRDRKPNTNDDVTFTQYVHVLTEQSKEDPQPVPVMKPITYSPNAGSISGTVTDDNGAVIAGATVTATNSTTGFSRSATTNDNGSFLITNLEAGTYTVIAEAPAFKRSIISNVPVKAGSVANVDIALNGGGVSETVSVTAEAATLNSTDASVSVTSRQLQSLPISGSRAISNALLLQPGTAKGTKLGDSSVTEQETATPRLREYFPETLLWQPQIVTDANGKAEVKFRMADNITTWKMYTIASTKNGKIGFAEKEVTAFQAFFVDLDPPKFLTTGDEIYLPTQVRNYTDKKQKVNVTMEDGDWFSLVAGATRQVAVDSGQTENAVFGFRAATPVKDGKQRVTAVAQTDSDAIERSVTVRPDGREVVHTESRYFKGNEKLNLDFPARALPRTQTAELKIYPNLMSHIAEAVEGLLQRPYGCGEQTISSTYPNLMILKFARRDEKTGNSEAIERRARKFLQSGYERLLGYQVGEGGFSYWGGKDAADIALTAYALRFLADASLYIAVDPDVVKKAEGWLVRQQHTDGSWNQKYRWETVQDERRAKTTTTYVARTLGMLASSKRASINERDSDSQLSQAVTKALSYLKTRNTEIDDPYSLALLGLAAFDSGDAPLAGQIAKQLAGLAKEEAGASYWNLETNTVFNGWGSAGRVETTALVTQLFLKMKVERELVGKAMIFLLQNKDRYGVWYSTQTTINVLDAFVTSLVVGDQPKTNTVDVILNGQRERAIEIGPDKLDQIVVDLDSRLAPENNVIELKTGDSTPLMAQLVTKHYVAWRDADTYDRTLNQSRALSLGYKCDRMDPAIMQEVTCAVEAERIGYQGYGMLLAEIGTPPGADVSRESLAAAMENDTSISRYDILPDRIVLYMWSKPGGTKFSFKFRPRYGIDAKTPASSVYDYYNPEAQATVSPLRFTVR; translated from the coding sequence GTGAATGAATCCGAATCGACCGTAACGATCACTGGGAATGTCGCAATAGCACGCCTTGTTGTTGACGACGAACGTGGTGGCCGGACCGTAAACGCCCAGCTTGAACTGCTAGATGTAGCGGATACTGTTAAGGCATCGGTTGCTAAGCAACTGACACTCCTGCGCGGTAAAAATACTTTTGAATTTCCATTGACTCTTGGCAGGTTGGTTAAGGAAAGCAACGACGAGCTTACATGGCTCCGACTCAGATATTCGATCGGTGACGTTCGCGGCATTGTCTCCCTTTCGCAGCTGATCCGCGACCTTTTTGAATTGCGCGTAATCGCGGCTGACAACATACTCTCGGGCACGATCTATCGAGTTCGCATTCGTGCCTTAAACCCGTTTACCGACCATCCGGCAGCAGATGTTGGTGTCGAAACGAACGTCTCTCTGGAACTTCGCGGTGACGGCGGGAGGAAACTCGAACTAAAGGGCAATGGAGTTACCGACGCCAATGGATTTGCAGTGATCGACCTCACCATCCCACCGGAGGTCGAATTTGACGGTGATGGCGAGATCAAGGTCATCGGCCAAAAGGCCGGCATAGTCCGCGAGGCTCAAGAGGATCTCGAGGCAATGCGTAGCGACGTTCAGATCCTCTCGATGACCGATAAGCCGATCTACCAGCCCGGACAAACGCTTAACATACGCGGCATCGTTCTCAAAGGTGCCGAGACGAAAGTAGTTGTCGCCAACAGCGAGATAGAATTCCGTATCGAAGATGAGGATGATACCTTGCTCTATCGCGAAAAGGTGAGGTCTTCCGAATTCGGCGTGGCGTCGATCGCATGGCGCATACCGTCCAACGCGAGGCTCGGCGACTATTTAATTGAGATACGCGATTCGGCGGGTGACGAAATATCGCACCATCAGGTAAAGGTTTCACGCTACGATCTGCCAAATTTTGTCGTCAACGCCAAACCATCGAAGCCATACTTCCTGCCCGAGGACAAAGAAGCAGAAGTTGAGATTCGCGCTGATTATCTATTCGGGAAACCCGTAACAAGGGGTAAGGTCCGTGTCGTCGAAGAAACCGACCGGACATGGAGTTGGAAGGAACAGAAATACATTATAGACGAAGGTCAAGTTCGTGAAGGCGAAACGGACGCGGAGGGAAAATTCACCGCAAAATTCGACCTAAGCGAAAATCATGACTCGATAAGGGACAGTGACTGGCAAAAATTTAGGGACATAAAGTTTGCAGCCTATTTTACCGATCCGACCACGAACAAAACCGAACAACGCCGCTTTGATATTCGTGTCACCCGAGAACCGATTCACGTTTATCTGATCCGGGGCGAAGATTTCGGGAACTCTCGCCTCCCGCTCGTCGGATATGTCTCTACGTTCTACGCCGACGGCACACCAGCAGAATGCGATGTTGAGATAAAGGCCAGTGAAGAGGGTGCCGACAAGTTCAAGACGTTCGCCAAACTAAAGACGAATTCGCTTGGTGCGGAAAAGTTTACAATGCCGCGCCCGAATATCGGTGACCTCGACGACGACCTCGATTTTCGTGTACTGGCGAAAGACAAACACGGCCGTCGCGGCACCCATGAAGAAAACATTTATTTCGATGACGATGAAGAAGATATTCGCGTCTTCACCAATCGCGCGATCTACAAGCCCGGCGAGACCGTTGATGTGAAATTGCTCTCCACAGTAAGAACCGGAACGGTCTACGTTGATATTGTGAGCGGGTGGTCTGTGATCGATTCGCGGTTCGCGACATTGAAAGACGGCAAGGCGGAGCTAAAGATCCCGTACAAAGACAACTTCAAAGGCGAGCTGAAAATAGCCGCGTTTATCGAAGCCCCGAACGATGACGACGACCTTGTAAAAGGGGGCCGCGGTATCATTTTCCCAGCAAAGGAAGGCATTAAGGTGGATGCCAAATTCGACAAGGCCGTCTATAAACCCAATGAAGAAGCAACCGTAAGGTTCGGTATTCTTGACGTCGTAGGTAAGGCCGTCGAGAGTGCGCTTGGCGTTGTCGTCTTTGACAAGGCGGTTGAAGAACGCGCACGGACCGACTCTGATTTTGGCGGGATGGTGCGCGGCCTTTCGGGTTGGCTCGGCTACGGCAAGGGCTTCGGCGGCATCAACATAAAGGACTTAAACGAGCTGGATCTATCGAAACCCATCTCTGATGAATTGCAGTCAGCGGCCGAGATCATCCTGCACGACAGTTACTACTACCCGAACACGTTCCACAGCAAGCGGTATTACGATGAAGCATCGTCCGCGTTCGGTGTACGAGTCAGTAACCAGTTCAACGAGATCCGCGCATCGCTCAGCCACACCTATTCGAACCAAAAGGGTCTGCACGCGGTGGACGAGGCCGGCCTCACCAAGATCCTCGATTCGTTCGGCCTTGACCTCGCCGCAATGCGCGATCCGTGGGGAACCGCATACCGGCCGGAATTTGCGGTCGATAAGACCCGCGACATCGTCCGAATAAAAACCGCAGGCCCTGACAAGGTTTTCGATACACGGGACGACTTCACCGCTTTTTCTGAAGGCTATGAATATTTCACATCGATTGGCAAGGCCATCGATACGACGGTGCGTGCCTATCATTCCCGTAACGGAAACTTTATTCGTGACGACCGGACCCTATACGCAGAGATGGGTGTCGAACAATTGGTGGACCGGTTTGGCCGTCCTTACAAAGTTCATATGGACGCCGACGGGCGCAATATCCGGATACGCATCATAAGCGCCGGACCGGACGGAAAATTCGAGAACGCCGATTACGATTACGGTTACAGTTATGGCGATGATTTTATCGTCTGGACAAGCAGCCTTGATGTGTTCGCCACTGCGGAAACGAAGATCACCGAAATTCAAAGGGCACTCAGAAAAGCACCGCTGACTGAAGCACAATTCAGGCAAACCCTTAAGGATGGCGGAATGGATTTCGACAAAGTGCGCGATGGCAATGACAATCCGTTGTACATAACCGTAAACCAGCGTTCACGTTATTGGGACAAGGTCACGATAGAGAGCGTTCAGATCTACGGTGACACACGCCGCACCGAGCGGAGTAAGGTAACTCCTGTTACGCAGCAAGTGATAGAATTCACGATCCGTGGGAATGGCCGTGACCGGAAACCGAATACCAACGACGACGTGACCTTCACGCAATACGTCCATGTACTAACGGAACAGTCTAAGGAGGATCCCCAACCTGTTCCCGTGATGAAACCGATCACGTATTCGCCTAATGCTGGCTCGATCTCGGGAACCGTTACAGATGATAACGGAGCGGTGATAGCGGGAGCAACAGTTACGGCAACGAACTCCACCACGGGTTTTTCACGTTCGGCGACGACAAACGACAACGGGAGTTTCCTTATTACGAATTTGGAGGCCGGTACCTACACGGTGATCGCCGAGGCGCCGGCATTTAAGAGATCAATAATTAGTAATGTGCCGGTAAAGGCGGGGAGCGTTGCAAATGTTGACATCGCATTAAACGGTGGCGGCGTGTCTGAGACGGTTAGCGTAACAGCGGAAGCCGCAACGCTTAATTCTACCGATGCCAGCGTTTCCGTGACCTCACGCCAACTACAAAGTCTGCCCATCAGCGGTAGTAGGGCCATATCAAATGCTTTACTGCTTCAGCCGGGCACCGCAAAGGGAACCAAACTCGGAGATTCATCGGTCACTGAACAGGAGACCGCCACACCGCGACTTCGCGAATATTTCCCAGAAACACTACTTTGGCAGCCGCAGATAGTAACAGATGCCAACGGGAAAGCCGAGGTCAAGTTCCGCATGGCGGACAACATAACTACTTGGAAGATGTACACGATCGCCTCTACAAAAAATGGCAAGATCGGGTTTGCTGAGAAAGAGGTAACGGCGTTCCAAGCCTTCTTTGTTGATCTCGATCCACCTAAGTTTCTGACCACCGGTGACGAGATATATTTGCCGACACAGGTGCGCAACTACACCGACAAGAAGCAGAAAGTAAACGTCACGATGGAAGACGGCGACTGGTTTTCGCTGGTTGCCGGAGCAACCAGGCAAGTTGCTGTTGATTCGGGCCAAACCGAAAACGCGGTGTTCGGTTTCAGAGCCGCAACTCCTGTTAAAGATGGCAAGCAGCGGGTCACCGCGGTCGCTCAGACCGACTCCGATGCTATCGAACGCTCCGTCACAGTTCGTCCTGACGGCCGCGAGGTGGTCCATACCGAATCGCGTTATTTCAAGGGAAATGAAAAGTTAAATCTCGATTTTCCTGCCAGAGCCTTGCCCCGGACACAAACGGCCGAACTAAAGATCTATCCCAACCTTATGTCTCACATTGCCGAAGCGGTCGAAGGATTGCTACAACGGCCGTACGGCTGCGGCGAGCAGACGATCTCGTCAACATATCCTAATCTCATGATCCTGAAGTTCGCTAGGCGTGATGAAAAGACGGGAAATTCAGAAGCGATCGAACGCCGGGCTCGTAAGTTTCTTCAGAGTGGATACGAACGCCTCCTTGGGTACCAGGTCGGAGAAGGTGGATTTTCTTATTGGGGTGGAAAGGATGCAGCGGACATTGCGTTGACAGCATACGCCTTGCGATTTTTGGCGGACGCATCCCTATACATTGCCGTCGATCCCGACGTTGTCAAAAAGGCAGAGGGCTGGCTTGTCCGCCAACAGCATACTGATGGGAGCTGGAACCAAAAATATCGCTGGGAAACCGTCCAGGATGAGAGGCGCGCCAAAACGACCACGACTTATGTTGCCCGCACACTAGGGATGTTGGCTTCGTCGAAAAGGGCAAGCATCAACGAACGTGATTCTGATTCTCAACTAAGTCAGGCTGTGACCAAAGCTCTCTCGTATCTAAAGACTCGCAACACCGAGATAGACGACCCCTATTCTCTTGCCCTGTTGGGCCTTGCCGCCTTCGATTCGGGCGACGCACCTCTTGCCGGACAGATTGCGAAACAACTCGCCGGACTTGCTAAAGAAGAGGCCGGTGCGAGTTATTGGAATCTCGAAACGAATACGGTTTTTAACGGTTGGGGTTCCGCCGGCCGGGTCGAAACAACGGCCCTCGTTACCCAGCTTTTCCTCAAAATGAAGGTTGAACGTGAGCTTGTTGGCAAAGCAATGATCTTCCTCCTTCAGAACAAGGATAGGTATGGTGTTTGGTATTCTACACAGACTACGATAAACGTCCTTGATGCCTTCGTTACCTCCCTTGTCGTCGGAGATCAACCGAAGACAAACACCGTAGACGTGATACTGAATGGTCAGCGCGAGCGAGCGATAGAGATTGGTCCGGACAAGCTCGACCAGATCGTAGTCGATCTAGACAGCAGGCTCGCACCCGAAAACAATGTGATCGAACTAAAGACAGGAGACAGTACGCCTTTGATGGCGCAGCTCGTGACGAAACATTATGTCGCTTGGCGCGATGCCGATACCTACGACCGTACTTTGAACCAGTCACGCGCTCTAAGCCTCGGTTATAAGTGCGACCGCATGGACCCGGCCATAATGCAGGAAGTAACCTGCGCGGTCGAGGCGGAAAGGATTGGATACCAGGGGTATGGAATGTTGCTCGCGGAGATCGGCACACCGCCAGGCGCTGATGTCAGTCGTGAATCGCTCGCAGCGGCAATGGAAAATGACACGAGCATTTCGCGTTACGACATTCTGCCTGACCGTATCGTTCTTTACATGTGGTCGAAGCCCGGCGGTACGAAGTTCAGCTTCAAATTTAGACCACGATACGGAATCGACGCCAAAACGCCGGCATCGTCGGTTTACGACTACTACAACCCTGAAGCGCAGGCCACCGTATCCCCTTTGCGGTTCACCGTTCGATAG
- a CDS encoding TROVE domain-containing protein: MANKNLFKTIVGMLSPKTDTVNEAGGIAYKLTPKQALAQYAATGCFNHTFYAGADEQLEAVLALANEVDAEFVAKTAIFAREKGHMKDMPAMLLAVLSVRDKALFERVFPRVADNGKMLRNFVQIMRSGAVGRKSLGTLPKRMVREWFEKRQPEQIFKQSVGQSPSIADILKMVHPKPADAEREALFGYFIGREIDADKLPEIVKQFERFKAGDSADVPNVPFQMLTALPLGKSEWTAIAGNAPWQMTRMNLNTFQRHGVFEDGEMVKVIAERLRNAEAIKRARVFPFQLMSAFKSADANKGIPREITDALQDAMEIATENVPKIDGKVYVFPDISGSMQSPATGYRKGATSAVRCVDIAALFAAAILRKNPDAEIIPFESKIVEVKLNPRDSIMTNAEKLSNLPFGGTNCSAPLEELNSRKSNGDVLIYVSDNESWIDTPFYGRFGGSATETMKQWNEFKSRNGDAKLVCIDIQPYGHTQAQERRDILNVGGFSDQVFTLVSEFANGNLDNGHWVGVIDKVEI; encoded by the coding sequence ATGGCAAATAAGAATTTGTTCAAAACTATTGTTGGAATGCTGTCGCCGAAGACCGATACGGTAAACGAAGCGGGCGGGATCGCATACAAGCTGACGCCAAAACAGGCGCTCGCGCAGTACGCTGCGACCGGATGTTTCAACCACACCTTCTATGCAGGTGCGGATGAGCAGCTTGAAGCAGTTCTCGCTCTTGCGAATGAGGTTGACGCTGAATTTGTTGCGAAGACCGCAATCTTCGCTCGCGAGAAAGGTCACATGAAAGACATGCCGGCGATGCTGCTAGCTGTGCTTTCTGTTCGCGATAAGGCCCTGTTCGAACGTGTCTTCCCACGGGTTGCGGATAACGGAAAGATGCTCCGAAACTTTGTCCAGATCATGCGGTCGGGAGCGGTCGGGCGTAAATCGCTCGGGACGCTGCCGAAGCGGATGGTCCGCGAGTGGTTTGAAAAGCGTCAGCCTGAACAGATCTTCAAACAGTCTGTCGGGCAGTCGCCTTCGATTGCCGACATTCTGAAGATGGTCCACCCGAAACCTGCCGACGCCGAGCGTGAGGCGCTGTTCGGTTACTTCATCGGCCGAGAGATCGATGCCGATAAGCTGCCGGAGATCGTCAAGCAGTTCGAGCGGTTCAAGGCCGGAGATTCGGCTGACGTGCCGAACGTTCCGTTCCAGATGCTGACCGCACTGCCGCTCGGAAAATCGGAGTGGACCGCCATCGCAGGGAATGCACCATGGCAGATGACCCGGATGAATCTGAACACGTTTCAGCGTCACGGCGTTTTCGAGGACGGTGAGATGGTGAAGGTTATCGCCGAGCGTCTGCGGAATGCAGAAGCGATCAAGCGTGCACGTGTCTTTCCTTTTCAGCTTATGTCGGCTTTTAAGTCGGCTGACGCTAACAAGGGTATCCCGCGTGAGATCACTGACGCTTTGCAGGATGCGATGGAGATCGCTACTGAGAATGTGCCTAAGATCGACGGGAAGGTTTACGTCTTCCCTGATATTTCGGGTTCGATGCAATCTCCGGCGACCGGTTACCGCAAAGGAGCTACGTCGGCGGTACGTTGCGTTGACATTGCGGCTCTATTTGCGGCGGCGATCCTGCGGAAGAATCCTGACGCAGAGATCATCCCGTTCGAAAGCAAGATCGTTGAGGTCAAACTGAATCCCCGGGATTCGATCATGACCAATGCCGAGAAGCTCTCGAATCTGCCGTTCGGCGGAACCAATTGCTCGGCTCCGCTAGAGGAACTCAACAGCCGCAAGTCGAACGGTGATGTGCTGATCTATGTATCGGATAACGAGTCATGGATCGACACGCCGTTCTATGGACGTTTCGGTGGAAGCGCCACCGAGACGATGAAACAGTGGAACGAGTTCAAATCGCGAAACGGCGATGCGAAGCTCGTTTGTATTGATATTCAACCCTACGGTCACACGCAGGCTCAGGAGCGTCGCGATATTCTGAACGTAGGTGGATTTTCGGACCAGGTGTTTACGCTTGTTTCGGAGTTCGCAAACGGGAATCTCGACAACGGCCACTGGGTCGGTGTGATCGATAAGGTTGAGATCTAA
- a CDS encoding RtcB family protein, whose product MPYNKLNISGAEADVLSWVTHEMSADEHKMLRNVSRLPCLYKHVALMPDAHLGIGSMVGSVIATKDAVIPATVGVDIGCGMMAVKTPFKSGILDRKLAEFRHEIERAIPVGFNDYKEPVDESNEWEGWAEFEQLHPGVQDRKRKAMKQLGTLGGGNHFIEVCLDTEDRVWLMLHSGSRNIGNEVATRHIATAKSLHDLNTLPDPALAYFVQGTDEFKAYWHDVDWSQRYAMRNREVMMDRLVRSFNRMFNDQETWDAEIRVNCHHNYVANEEHFGDKVFVTRKGAINAEEGRFGIIPGSMGAKSFIIRGLGNPDSFNSCSHGAGRKMSRTKAKQKFTREDLEMQTRGVECRKDKGVVDEIPGAYKDIEEVMRAQSDLVEIVAELKQVICVKG is encoded by the coding sequence ATGCCATACAACAAACTAAATATTAGCGGGGCAGAGGCTGACGTCCTCTCGTGGGTTACTCATGAGATGTCGGCTGACGAGCACAAAATGCTCCGCAACGTCTCACGTCTGCCGTGCCTTTACAAGCACGTCGCACTTATGCCCGATGCGCATCTTGGTATCGGTTCGATGGTTGGATCCGTAATCGCGACCAAGGACGCCGTTATTCCCGCGACCGTGGGTGTAGACATCGGCTGTGGAATGATGGCGGTGAAAACGCCGTTCAAGAGCGGAATTCTCGACCGCAAACTCGCCGAATTTCGCCACGAGATCGAACGTGCAATCCCGGTCGGCTTCAACGATTACAAAGAGCCGGTCGACGAATCGAACGAGTGGGAAGGCTGGGCCGAATTTGAACAGCTCCACCCGGGAGTTCAGGACCGAAAGCGTAAAGCGATGAAACAGCTCGGCACGCTCGGCGGCGGAAACCACTTTATCGAGGTCTGTCTTGATACGGAGGACCGCGTCTGGCTGATGCTGCACTCGGGTTCGCGAAACATCGGTAACGAGGTCGCGACGCGTCACATCGCTACGGCGAAATCGCTTCACGATCTGAACACGCTTCCTGACCCTGCGCTTGCATACTTTGTTCAGGGAACGGACGAGTTTAAGGCCTACTGGCACGACGTCGATTGGTCGCAGCGTTACGCCATGCGAAACCGTGAAGTGATGATGGATCGCCTGGTCCGTTCATTCAACCGAATGTTCAACGATCAGGAAACGTGGGATGCCGAGATCCGCGTTAACTGTCATCACAACTACGTCGCAAACGAAGAACACTTTGGCGATAAAGTTTTCGTTACCCGAAAGGGTGCGATCAACGCCGAGGAGGGACGTTTTGGAATTATCCCGGGCTCGATGGGAGCGAAATCGTTCATCATTCGAGGGCTGGGAAATCCTGATTCGTTCAACTCTTGCTCGCACGGTGCCGGGCGTAAAATGTCGCGTACCAAAGCGAAACAGAAGTTCACTCGTGAGGACCTTGAAATGCAGACCCGCGGCGTCGAGTGCCGAAAGGACAAAGGCGTCGTTGATGAGATTCCCGGTGCCTACAAAGACATCGAGGAAGTCATGCGTGCTCAGTCCGATCTCGTTGAGATCGTCGCTGAGCTAAAACAGGTCATTTGCGTCAAGGGCTAA
- a CDS encoding DUF2130 domain-containing protein, whose product MHARFQIERGKETKAEMLYDYLTGQEFKGQFEGILEGFKSIQDGYSRKKLQMTKIRKEREKQLDRILINASGFNGSERGIAGSAMPQVKMLDSGDVVDDSSALALME is encoded by the coding sequence GTGCACGCCCGCTTCCAGATCGAACGGGGGAAGGAAACGAAAGCCGAGATGCTTTACGACTATCTAACTGGCCAGGAATTCAAAGGGCAGTTTGAGGGTATTCTCGAAGGCTTTAAATCGATACAAGACGGCTACTCTCGCAAGAAGCTCCAAATGACCAAAATTCGGAAGGAGCGTGAAAAGCAGCTAGACCGCATCCTTATAAACGCTTCGGGCTTCAATGGTTCAGAAAGAGGGATTGCCGGTTCGGCCATGCCCCAGGTGAAGATGCTTGATTCCGGCGATGTGGTTGACGACTCGTCAGCGTTGGCTCTAATGGAATGA
- a CDS encoding sigma 54-interacting transcriptional regulator, translating into MPGQLDSRKASRLSFPSPVRSGSGRAHPKGCSELTSSIIEAELFGDEKGAFTGATSAKEGKFEAAGGGTLFLDEIGELTVNLQAKLLKIVEEKASFEEEACWTLSSLPMPQATDLARSF; encoded by the coding sequence ATTCCTGGCCAGTTAGATAGTCGTAAAGCATCTCGGCTTTCGTTTCCTTCCCCCGTTCGATCTGGAAGCGGGCGTGCACATCCAAAAGGCTGTTCGGAACTAACGTCCTCGATCATTGAGGCGGAGCTATTCGGCGATGAGAAAGGAGCCTTCACCGGAGCCACTTCAGCGAAAGAAGGCAAGTTTGAAGCTGCGGGCGGCGGAACACTGTTTCTTGATGAGATCGGCGAATTGACGGTCAATCTGCAGGCCAAGCTATTAAAAATCGTGGAAGAAAAAGCATCTTTTGAAGAAGAAGCATGTTGGACGCTCTCTTCGCTGCCGATGCCGCAGGCGACCGATCTCGCAAGATCATTCTGA
- a CDS encoding Fic family protein, giving the protein MPTKTVEIADFILRLLNEVAAVSVRSIAKARGIAELNETERRAIRRALRSLENRNLIVSQGSGPARSYVLFRHKTETTQPVVHAKPEEAATEKGVPFAKMDLSPESKALLRYIDQDVAERTPVGYDREFLRSYEPNESFYLTPDQREGLLEVGRVEMIERPAGTYARNILSRLLIDLSWNSSRLEGNTYSLLETKRLIEFGEATDGKDVSEAQMILNHKAAIEYIVESADEDRITSHEIYSIHAMLSENLLGDPAASGRLRSLVVGIGGSTYLPLENPQVLRECFDLFVEKLNAIENPFEQSLFSIVHLSYMQAFEDVNKRTARLVSNIPLIKANLKPLSFMDVDQAAYVSALLGVYEKNDVSLIRDLYIWAYKRSSQRYTAVQQSLGEPNLLKLKYREPIREIVRSIILEKVAGEQVVQKIRDLIEKQNIPEADRSALFNLIETEIISLHDGNVARYRVRPSEFQEWKDQR; this is encoded by the coding sequence GTGCCGACGAAAACAGTCGAGATCGCAGATTTCATTTTGAGATTGCTGAACGAGGTCGCAGCGGTCAGTGTCCGCTCGATCGCGAAAGCGAGAGGGATAGCCGAACTGAACGAAACGGAACGCAGAGCGATCCGCCGGGCCTTGCGCTCACTGGAGAATCGTAACCTGATAGTCTCGCAAGGTAGCGGGCCTGCGCGAAGTTACGTTCTCTTCAGGCACAAGACCGAAACGACACAGCCCGTCGTACATGCCAAACCCGAAGAAGCGGCTACGGAGAAAGGGGTTCCCTTTGCCAAAATGGACCTCTCCCCGGAGTCCAAGGCCCTATTGCGGTATATCGATCAGGATGTCGCAGAACGAACCCCGGTCGGATACGATCGGGAATTTCTCCGCTCTTACGAACCGAACGAATCCTTTTATCTAACTCCCGATCAGCGCGAGGGTTTGCTCGAAGTCGGGCGCGTGGAAATGATAGAGCGCCCGGCGGGCACATACGCTCGAAATATATTGAGCCGACTTTTGATCGATCTTTCCTGGAACTCGAGCCGGCTTGAGGGAAATACATATTCTCTCCTTGAAACCAAGCGGTTGATCGAATTCGGAGAAGCCACAGATGGAAAAGATGTGTCCGAAGCCCAAATGATCCTGAATCACAAGGCGGCTATTGAATACATAGTCGAATCTGCCGACGAGGATCGAATCACTTCTCACGAGATCTACAGTATTCATGCAATGCTGTCCGAAAACCTCCTGGGAGATCCTGCTGCCTCGGGTCGTTTGCGATCTCTAGTCGTAGGTATCGGGGGATCGACGTACCTTCCGCTCGAAAATCCTCAGGTCCTTCGGGAATGCTTCGATCTCTTTGTAGAGAAACTCAATGCAATAGAAAATCCGTTCGAGCAGTCCCTATTCTCTATAGTTCATTTATCCTACATGCAGGCGTTTGAGGACGTGAATAAGAGAACGGCGCGGCTTGTATCAAACATTCCCTTAATAAAGGCGAACCTTAAACCACTCTCCTTTATGGATGTCGATCAGGCAGCCTACGTAAGCGCCCTTCTGGGTGTTTACGAAAAGAACGATGTCAGTTTGATCCGCGATCTCTATATTTGGGCTTACAAAAGGTCTTCCCAAAGATACACGGCTGTTCAGCAGTCTCTCGGAGAACCCAATCTGTTGAAACTTAAATATCGGGAGCCTATACGGGAAATCGTCAGGTCGATAATTCTCGAAAAAGTGGCAGGCGAACAGGTTGTACAAAAGATTCGCGACCTTATCGAAAAACAAAACATCCCGGAAGCCGACCGTTCTGCTCTCTTCAATCTGATCGAAACCGAGATCATTAGCCTGCACGATGGGAACGTGGCCCGATACAGGGTTCGGCCGAGCGAATTTCAGGAATGGAAAGATCAACGGTGA
- a CDS encoding DUF2997 domain-containing protein, with protein sequence MAEIEFTIDTESGKCDTQINGIQGPACEQTARKLKQVLGTPTTDRQTAEYRIRLQSKRRVGSNE encoded by the coding sequence ATGGCTGAAATCGAATTCACTATCGATACTGAAAGCGGAAAATGCGATACGCAAATTAACGGTATCCAGGGGCCGGCTTGCGAGCAAACGGCACGCAAGCTAAAACAGGTACTCGGTACTCCCACAACCGACCGGCAGACGGCGGAATATCGCATAAGACTTCAATCAAAACGGCGGGTAGGATCAAATGAATAA